Part of the Halodesulfovibrio sp. genome is shown below.
ATTTTTTGCATGCTCAGCCTCATACTCTTCTAAGACTCTTCTCTCTTCCATTTTTTCCTGATCACGATCTAATGAAGAGAAGGTATTCACATTTAACCGCACATAGTTTCCAGATGTCACTTTTTCGATTCTTGTTCTAAGTTTTTTTACCTCATCAGCAAGCGTATATAACGGATCTCCTCCACCAATAGTACGCAAGCCTTTAAATTCTGACAGATCAATTGTTACAACATCAGCATACTGAGTTCCTTCAACATCAAAATAGTCAATCTCGATAAATACAACTTCATCATATACACTTGAAGAAAGCTCTCTAAAGCTAAAAAGAAAACTTTTAAACTCCTGCTCAATGCCAAAGGCTCGTATCCCTTTCGAAAAAATATTTATTTTCATAAGAGCATCAACAACATCATTTACTGCTGCATCGATCAACTCACCCTGCTCATTTCTCATAACAAAAGAAATATCTTTCGCAACTCCCCGCCCTCTATTTCTAACAACTACCATCATAAAGGCTGATGAAATTGGACTAGGTTCTAGCGTAACACTAACTTGTGGTCTAAGTGTTTCTTTCCGCAATGAATCAACTTGCTTATTCTGCGCTTTTCGTAATGCCCAAGTCTCCTTCGCCAACACAACTGTTAGTATTGCTATTGCAACAGTAGCAAATGCAGAAACCCAACTCGCATATACTCCTGAAGAACCTAACGCCATCATTACTAAAATAATATCGTATCCATCCCACAATACCCCAGCGAAAAAAAACACTACACCAAAGAACGCTAGCCCAAGAGCAGTTACCCAATAATTCTTATCCATCCTTTTCCTTCTCTTACGATGCAAGTAAACAACATGACGAATTAGTTGACGATATTGCTATAGCATCTAACATCTCCACAATACACATTTCAGATTATAAGTGGGGACAATGTGGGGACAAACTGAATAAAGGGCAAAAAAAAAGCACTAACAACAATTTTAGAAATCATCGTAAGTGCTTGATTTTACTCTGGTACCCGGGGCCGGACTTGAACCGGCACGTCCTTGCGGACGAGAGATTTTAAGTCTTAATTCACACCAAACCTCACCCCAGACAAAACAAATAACATTACGTTTTTACTGAATTTAATTCAAAAGCTCAGTTTTGTAGAAATTACAAAACGCCACTTCCCCTACGCAAGCTGGGGAGAAAGTGGGGAGAGAATGAATCAGTATGGCAAAAATTATCTGGCACAAAACCAAATTCCCTGGCGTACGCTTTTATGAACACAACACCAGAAGACACAATCGTCGAAAGGATAAATACTTCACTGCTCGCTTTCAAAAAAATGGAACACGTAAAGAATTAGGTCTCGGATGGAGTTCGGGTGGGTGGACGGCAGAAAAAGCCTACAACGAACTCCTAAACTGCAAAAAGGCAAAACCACATCCACATCAACAGAAACAAAAAAACAAACTCAGACAGCCAAGCCTGAAGTGGAAGCAACACTCAATAGCTACTGGAAAGAATCCTACTTATCATTTGCTAAGCGAACTAAGATAAAGTCATGGCATAAAGAACAAAGTCATTTTGTTAACCACTTATCTCCAGTTCTCGGAGAAAAGAAACTTGCTACCATTTCAATCATAGATTGGGACAAAATTATAACCAATCTAGTCGAAAAAAAGCTCTCAGAACGTTCTATCGAATATATTTCAGGCACGTTACGAAGAGTACTTAGGCACGCTCACCTAAGAGGAATCATCTCGCAAAGCCCACCAAGTGCTAAAGCTGTAGGTACCACCATCACCAATGACAATCGCCGAAAGCGCACAATCCAACCCCACGAAAAAGAAATGATTCTTAACTACCTAAAAGAAAATGATGCAAATGCTTGGCGAATTACACTCTTTGCATTTCTAACTGGCTGCAGAGCAAGTGAAACATTCAAACTTGAATGGCGACATATCACAAATACCCACATCACATTCGACAATACTAAAAATGGTTCATCCAGAACCATACCCATTAGTAATACATTGCAATCCCTACTGCTCTCTTGTGAAGAGCGTACTCCCACAAATCGAGTCTTTTTGCGAAAAGACTACACTCCCTATTACGAAGCACCAGCGACTTTCAGAACATGTATACAGACACTAGGATTTAATGAAGGTCGTGCGAGGCTTGATCGAATAACTTTTCATAGTATTCGGCATACAGTCGCAACAGAGCTCGCAAACAGGCTCGATTTACGTTCCTTGATGGACATCATGGGCTGGAAAGTGCCTGCGATGGCCTTAAGGTACATGCATGGCAACGAGCTACAGAAACTTGCTGCTCTTGAGATGCTTTAGTTTTTCACACTTGTCTAAACTTATCCACAAATGCTCTTAAAATGTTCCTAACTCAATCTCATTTTATTTCTAAATAACACTTTTAAGAAAAAACAAACTTAAAACTGACTTTAAGAGCCATTTTGCCTTTATCCCATCGTTAAGTACAAGTTGTGCGAAAAAAACGTCTCAGAATTGTTTTTCTTGCATATAAACTTTTTTTTTGTGTAGAAGTAAGCCGCTTTTCCAAAAATGCGTGTTCTAAAAAGTACCCTTGGACTCCTGCGAGCTCACAACAATTTAATTTTATTAAGAAAGAAAAAATATGCCTCTAAGCAACAAAAATATTCTCCAAAATCAGTCACCCCCACTGTTATCTAATTTTACCATTTCTCTACCTGCTTCAAAGACACTCTCAGTAATGACAGGAAGAGAATTACTTAAAGTTGAGACTCAATCGAATCCAATTCTCGAAGATCTCCTCTGCAGAAAGGATGCCCTACTTCTTTGCGCTACTTCTGGTTTAGGAAAATCCTTGATGATAAACCAAATCGCTATCACTGGAGGGATGAAAAGTAAGCCAAGCTTATTCAATGAATTTAAAATCACTAAAAATTTTCGCACGTTATTTGTTCAGGCAGAAAATAGTGATCAAGCTGTTGCTGCTAGGATTCTGAAAAAAGAAACTCAATCGAAGAACATGTGTTTACAGCTCAAATGCATAATAGTGGCTGTGTTACTGGGGATATTGGTAATGACGACTTCTTGACTGAGATGGGGGATATTATCAAAGAACAATGCATCGATGTGGTCATTATCGATCCTTTGATTTCGTTCATCAAAGTTTCTGAAAATGACAATTGCAAGATGCGCGAGTTACTAGATAACTTATTTGCAGTAATCAAAAGCGCGAATGCTTCATTAATACTAGTCCACCATGTTTCCAAAAGCGGAAACACTTATTCTCAAGGGGGACGAGGGGCTCAAGCAATTTCAGACTGGGCACCTAATATCATTAAGCTCTCTCACGCTAGAGGTTCGAAGGATGGAAAAAAAATTATCTTTCATCATGAAAAAGCCCGTAATTTCAAAATCAAAAAAACAGAATTGACTCTCTATAGGGACGAAAATCTTTGGTTCACAACTGACCCAATTACAGACTGTAACATCTTGGAGGAAAAAGGAGTACTAGCAGTGAAAGCACTGCAGGATCATGGTAAGCCATTTAATTCTCAAAAAGACTTTATCGCTGCCATGATGAGCTCATCTGATGTGAAAAAGACTGAAGCACAACGCAGAATTACCGCTGCAGTGGAATCAGGAAGCATTATCGCAACAGATATCCCTGGAAGTCGCAGTAAAAGCTACGCTCTTTCGCAGTAAGAGCGACCGTATACCTGATCCTAGGTAAATAAATCAATACATTGAGAAGTAAGGCTCAAAAATTCCAGACAATCTGGGGTCTTTTCTTACGCTCAAAAAACAACAAATCAGGAGATAGAAAATCTAATGAATACTTTATTCAACCCATGCCCCAAATTGAAGCAAAAAGCTGGGTAACCCTTACAAACTGTAAGTTTAGCTAAAACCCGAAGCTAATCTTGACCCAACGAATACACACACAATAATTTCATTTATTTATAGAGGGTGCCAGGCCAAAGGCCTGGATACGTTTCTTATTATCATTATTAGATAATTATAAGGCTCTGTTCTAATTAATTTCACATTACTAAGAGCTGCAAGCAACAAGATATTAAAATACTTTAATAAAAAGACTTTTTGAAATTCAATCTGGCAAGAGGAAGGTAAAAGTATGGTTTTCAGACGTAACTTTATTTTATCAATAAGAAGTTGGCACACTGATCATACCCCCCCCTTTTTTTTTGTTCCCATAAAATTAAATTGATCAATGATGATCATGAAAAAAAAAACATGAAAAATATTTCCACGACAACATCCATGCCAAACAGCACCCCAGTAGCATTCATCCCTTTCGTCATCGATAACGATTCAGAATGGAACACACGCTACTTTTACCAAAATGAAAATTACTATTTTTCACTTTCAGATATTTGCAGAGCAATTGGGGCTAACTTTAGCCATACAAAGAATTTACTTACAGAAGAAGAACTGTGTTCATACACTTCTTCTATCGAGCAGGATAAAAAAATACTGAAGATTATGTAACAGTGTCCGGACTGCTCTATCTTCTTCACCGATTAGGCTACCTTTAACCTGACGAATATCGAGAATGGTTCATTTCTGAAGCACTCCCTTCTATCTATCGAAAAGAAGCTCTTCACCTACCAGAAAACTATATCCCTGGCACACTGCCTTCACTTCCAAAAAACTACTCAGAAGCTGTGACCCAACTAATTGAAGCAGCAGATGAAAGAAATGAACTCAAAGCAAAACTGTCTGAAGAGCGCCAGTCAAAAGGAAGGATTAGCGGAGAACGTGAAGCATCAATGGTGGAAAACATTTCTGCTAAGAATAAAAAAATTAGAAAGCTGGAAAATAGATTAGGGGAAGGTGAACACTGGATGAAAGCTGATACAATTACTTGGGCTAAGGAAATGTTTCCAGAAGCTAATACTAATGCAGTATTTTGGGCTCTTGGTACTCGCCTTACGCACTGGTGTGAATCAGGAGAACGCCCTATCAAGAAGGTACCTGGACAGCACTTCAATACTGTTAATGCCTATCCTGCAGTAGCTATTGAAAGCTACCAGAAATTTCTCCAGAGCAATTCAGAGGAACAGGAAAAGATTGCTGAACTGATCAAAAAAAGAGCATCTATTCCTACTGTACTTCCACTTACTCGCCAGTAATTGATAAACAAAAGGCACAGCATAATGCTGTGCCTTTTATTTGTCTAAACTCATCAGCTTTTCTTTTCAAAACCGTGCACTTTCCACTTCATACCTTCTTTGTATTCTGGATGATCTTCAATCATGCGCTTTGGCAAAGAAAAATCATTCGTACTTGAATAAAGATATCGTCGTGACCATTCTGTTTGAAGCGAGTTTATAAAGGTAACATGATCGTCTTCACAAAGTAATGGGCTTTCACCACTCAAAGCTGCAAGCACTGACTCTGCTTGCACTTTTCCTGCTCGTGGAAAAGAAGACAAGAGGGTCATCTTTGCCAATAATTCTTTTGCTTCATTTTCAAGCTTATCTGTCAATGTAGGGCAATACATTGCTAAAACGATATTTTTTGACAATGGCATATATATTTGAATGCCTTTACAAGCGAGACCTAATGAAGCTCTCAAAGGGCTATCGTTATCGTTTGCCAAAACAACAGGGGTATCCGAAAGATGAAATACAGCGCCTGCTGGAGGGGTTAGTAAAAACCACTTTTTAAGGAAAATTAGTTTTGCAAACTCCTCACACTCAGGAATTAACATGCACGCATTGGCTTTTATCTCTTCTTCTGAAGGTTCCTGTTCTCCTTCAAGCTCACGTACTCCTGTAAGTTCTTCAGCAATATCAAAAAACATTTGGGAAATCCAAGCACAATGCTCTCGAGTCGTTGGAGAACGAGTCATTTGCATAGCAATGAAAAAAGAAATTGCACCTCGCTCCTCGAACGTCAGATCATCAATACGCTGACGTGAGACGATGTTAGAAACTATTGGAGCAAGTTCGTTTTCTATTCGTGCAAGTCCAAACTCAGCTGTGACCTTAAAGTCTTCTATTTTGAAATCATAATACTTATTTTCGCAGCCCACATCTCGGATATTCGCAGTAAAAATTATATCGCTGTGCTTATCATACACAAAAACCATTTTCCTCTTCGCACGCGGGTTCTTAGCAAAACCTTTTAGGATAAATTTTGGCACATAATGCTGCTTAACAGGCTGTTTTGTTTTTTTTGACATACTTGTACTCCTTTTCAGAAGAGAACCTTGATATCTTGTAAATTAGCCCATTAAACCTATCAAATTAGAATATTATAATATTATTATCCCTCTTAACTCTTCGCTCTTCTTTTAGCCCGCGCAACAGTACTTTCTGAACATCCCATAAGTTTAGAAATCTGAGCAACACTTTTGCCTTGTGCTACATGCTCCATAATTACCACATCAGAATGCTGCTTATTATGAGCTTCACCATTCTTCTTTCGATACACGCCACGCTCTCTGGCTGCTGCAATTCCTAGCATCTGACGTTCTTTTCGAAGATTAGTCTCAAACTCAGCCATTACAGAGAGCGTCTGAAAAAACATCAGTCCTTCAGGACTACTGGTATCGATATTACGATCCAGAATTACTAATGATGCACCCTTAGATTGAATCTCTTCGAGCATATTGAGTGCATCTTTCGTTGAACGAGCAAAGCGATCCATTTTCCATACAACAAGCGTGTCGCCTTTATCTATATGACGAAGAATCTCTTGCAGCTTTG
Proteins encoded:
- a CDS encoding site-specific integrase, with translation MDGRKSLQRTPKLQKGKTTSTSTETKKQTQTAKPEVEATLNSYWKESYLSFAKRTKIKSWHKEQSHFVNHLSPVLGEKKLATISIIDWDKIITNLVEKKLSERSIEYISGTLRRVLRHAHLRGIISQSPPSAKAVGTTITNDNRRKRTIQPHEKEMILNYLKENDANAWRITLFAFLTGCRASETFKLEWRHITNTHITFDNTKNGSSRTIPISNTLQSLLLSCEERTPTNRVFLRKDYTPYYEAPATFRTCIQTLGFNEGRARLDRITFHSIRHTVATELANRLDLRSLMDIMGWKVPAMALRYMHGNELQKLAALEML
- a CDS encoding AAA family ATPase, with translation MFTAQMHNSGCVTGDIGNDDFLTEMGDIIKEQCIDVVIIDPLISFIKVSENDNCKMRELLDNLFAVIKSANASLILVHHVSKSGNTYSQGGRGAQAISDWAPNIIKLSHARGSKDGKKIIFHHEKARNFKIKKTELTLYRDENLWFTTDPITDCNILEEKGVLAVKALQDHGKPFNSQKDFIAAMMSSSDVKKTEAQRRITAAVESGSIIATDIPGSRSKSYALSQ
- a CDS encoding DUF4238 domain-containing protein, with protein sequence MSKKTKQPVKQHYVPKFILKGFAKNPRAKRKMVFVYDKHSDIIFTANIRDVGCENKYYDFKIEDFKVTAEFGLARIENELAPIVSNIVSRQRIDDLTFEERGAISFFIAMQMTRSPTTREHCAWISQMFFDIAEELTGVRELEGEQEPSEEEIKANACMLIPECEEFAKLIFLKKWFLLTPPAGAVFHLSDTPVVLANDNDSPLRASLGLACKGIQIYMPLSKNIVLAMYCPTLTDKLENEAKELLAKMTLLSSFPRAGKVQAESVLAALSGESPLLCEDDHVTFINSLQTEWSRRYLYSSTNDFSLPKRMIEDHPEYKEGMKWKVHGFEKKS
- a CDS encoding recombinase family protein, with the translated sequence MSKIYLYARVSSTDQNTAAQSEALIKAYPEGGLFEEKASGTNTARPKLQEILRHIDKGDTLVVWKMDRFARSTKDALNMLEEIQSKGASLVILDRNIDTSSPEGLMFFQTLSVMAEFETNLRKERQMLGIAAARERGVYRKKNGEAHNKQHSDVVIMEHVAQGKSVAQISKLMGCSESTVARAKRRAKS